In the Methanosphaera stadtmanae DSM 3091 genome, GAATATTATAATGTTATCCCTGACTTAGCTACATTTGGTAAAATTGTAGGTGGAGGATTCCCTATTGGAGCTATTGCAGGAAAAAAAGAATATATGGAACAATTTACTCCTAGTGGAAAAATATATCAAGCTGGTACATTTAGTGGAAATCCAATGTCCATTAATGGAGGATTAGCTGCATTTGAAGTTTTAGATGATAATAGTTATAAACAGTTACATAAAAGTGGAGAATATTTCAGAAATGGAATTGTAGACATACTAGATAAATTAAATATTAACTTCCATGTAAATGGTGTTGAATCTATGACACAAATATACTTCACTGAAAATGAGGTATATGATTATAAAACAGCACAAACATCTGATACAGAAAACTTCTTAAAATACTTCCACCTACTTCTTGAAAATGGAGTGTTTATTGCTCCATCACAGTATGAATGTGGTTTTATATCAACATCACATAGTAGAGATGACTTAGATAAAACCTTAAATGCAATTGAAATTGCTCTAACAAAATTATATAAATAAACTCCCCTTCTTTTTTTACTTTTTTTATATTAGAACTTCTTTTAAAAAAAAATAATTACTTATCCTTAAATTTAATAATATATTCATATAAAATTATTAATACTAAAAAAAATATTAGGTTATTAAGTATGAAAATTGCAATTGGACTTGGAGAAAATAAAAATGTTTTAGAAGCAGTGAAACAATTTCCATATGATATAAAAATAGCAAGGACAAATGAAGAATTACTGAATTATTTAAATAATCCAGAAATAGATGGTGTTATAAGAGGATCACTTGAATCAAACATTATCATGGATCTTAAAAAGAAGTATCCCCATATATTTAGAGCTTCCATACTTGAAAAAGATGGACATAAATTCATGTTAACACCTGTTGGTATTGATGAATGTGATACTATAAAAGCTAAAAAAACAATAATACGTGAATGTTCTAGAATTATCAAACAAACTGGACACACTCCAAAAATAGCATTGATTTCTGGTGGAAGAAAACAAGATAAGGGTAGAAGTCCCAAAATAGATCATAGTATTGATGAATGTGAACAAATAGTTCAAGATTTAAAAGATGAATGTAATATAAAACATTACTATATTCTAATTGAAGAAGCAATAAAAGACCATGCAAATGTAATAATTGCACCTGATGGAATAAGTGGAAATATTATTTTCAGAAGCTTAGTCTTAGTAGCTGGAATAAAAAGTTATGGTGCTCTTACATTGAAACAAGAAAAATTATTCATAGATACTTCTCGTTCACAAACTACTGAAGGTTATGTTAATGCAATAACTCTACTGACAAATATTATTAAAACTAAAAATAAGTGAAAAAAGTTATTATTTTATGTAAGAATAAACAAATAAATAGTATAAATAAAAAATTGAAGAAGAATCTACTATGATATTATTACAACCCTTATACTCATTATATGAATGGTATATTACAAGAAACCTTGAAGCAGATAAGATGCCAAACCATGTTGCAATAATAATGGATGGTAATAGACGTTACTCTAAAATTCAAGGAAATATGGATCCAATAGAAGGTCATAAAAAGGGAGTGGATACACTAGAAAATGTTATTGAATGGTGTATTGATTTAGGTATTAATATTGTAACAGTCTATGCATTTTCAACTGAGAACTTCAATAGAGATAAAAAGGAAGTAGAGGGTTTAATGGATTTATTTGTTCAAAGTTTTTTAAATATTAGTACAAATAAGAAAATTCATAAAAATAAGATACGATTAAATGCTGTTGGTAAATTAGAATTGTTTCCAAAAAAAGTTAGAGATGCAATTGACACTGCAGAAGAATCTACAAAAGATTATAATGAAAGAATGATTAATATTGCAATGGGTTATGATGGAAGAGTAGAAATTGTAGATGCATTTAAGAAGATTGCAAGAGAAGTTCAAAAGGGTAATATTGAACCTGATGAAATAAATGAAAAAATGATTAATGATAATTTATATACAGCAGGACTTGAAGATCCAAATCTAGTAATACGTACTAGTGGAGAAGAAAGATTAAGTGGATTCCTATTATGGCAATCTTCCTACTCCGAATTATATTTTACAGATAGTCTTTGGCCACAACTAAGAAAAGTAGATTTTCTACGCGCAATAAGATCATATACACAAAGACAAAGAAGATTTGGAAGATAACTAGATAAAAGAAGGATAAATATGATAGATACACATTGTCATTTAAGTTTTGAAGAATTTGATAATAAAAGAGAAGAAATTATAGAAAATACTAGAAAAGA is a window encoding:
- the mtxX gene encoding methanogenesis marker protein Mmp4/MtxX; its protein translation is MKIAIGLGENKNVLEAVKQFPYDIKIARTNEELLNYLNNPEIDGVIRGSLESNIIMDLKKKYPHIFRASILEKDGHKFMLTPVGIDECDTIKAKKTIIRECSRIIKQTGHTPKIALISGGRKQDKGRSPKIDHSIDECEQIVQDLKDECNIKHYYILIEEAIKDHANVIIAPDGISGNIIFRSLVLVAGIKSYGALTLKQEKLFIDTSRSQTTEGYVNAITLLTNIIKTKNK
- the uppS gene encoding polyprenyl diphosphate synthase, with amino-acid sequence MILLQPLYSLYEWYITRNLEADKMPNHVAIIMDGNRRYSKIQGNMDPIEGHKKGVDTLENVIEWCIDLGINIVTVYAFSTENFNRDKKEVEGLMDLFVQSFLNISTNKKIHKNKIRLNAVGKLELFPKKVRDAIDTAEESTKDYNERMINIAMGYDGRVEIVDAFKKIAREVQKGNIEPDEINEKMINDNLYTAGLEDPNLVIRTSGEERLSGFLLWQSSYSELYFTDSLWPQLRKVDFLRAIRSYTQRQRRFGR